The proteins below are encoded in one region of Juglans microcarpa x Juglans regia isolate MS1-56 chromosome 4D, Jm3101_v1.0, whole genome shotgun sequence:
- the LOC121259891 gene encoding LOW QUALITY PROTEIN: jacalin-related lectin 3 (The sequence of the model RefSeq protein was modified relative to this genomic sequence to represent the inferred CDS: inserted 1 base in 1 codon), with amino-acid sequence MLLPQNFGDASARRPISVGPWGGLQGLAWDDGFYSTVRQLVITHGAGIDCIQIEYDEKGTSIWSGRHGGNGGDRTDKIKLDYPDEFLTSIHGHYGGLNDWGPVFIRSLTLESNKKTYGPFGIEQGTYFSFAMTGXRIVGFHGKSNWYLDAIGAYLKPIEKQYPSKALAKYLANGTEKAGYSVIQTTEDESIDVYPIAVRPKDEFGNPLKKQVSDLEKSGVGTMGKLNSFQMPGFEKLVPFKVDGNGVVTYGPWGGTGGTMFDDRMYTGIKRINLSRNIVGIVWMRVLYDRDGDAIWGSKRGGNGGYRNEKLVFDYPSEILTHIVGFYGPIMYMGPNVIKSLTFYTNKTKYGPYGEEQGASFTTKLKEGKIVGIHGREGLFIDALGVHVIEGKVMPSNPSPSNAIKSANEPPIAEIAGGVIKEPAPCGPGPWGGDGGRPWDDGVFSGIKQIYLTRSSEAICSIQIEYDRNGQSIWSIKHGGNGGTSTHRLQLEYPHEVLTCVSGYYGCISREERPKVVRSLTLYTSRGRYGPYGEEVGTYFTSTTTEGKVVGFHGRSSSYLDAIGVHMQHWLGSQKPTGKSSLFKLIDSLF; translated from the exons ATGCTGTTGCCACAGAATTTTGGGGATGCTTCAGCTAGGAGACCCATATCAGTTGGGCCGTGGGGAGGTCTGCAAGGGCTGGCTTGGGACGATGGATTTTACTCAACAGTGAGGCAACTGGTAATAACACACGGAGCGGGCATCGATTGCATCCAGATTGAATACGATGAGAAAGGAACCTCAATTTGGTCAGGAAGGCATGGTGGAAATGGAGGCGACAGAACAGACAAG ATCAAGCTTGATTACCCGGACGAGTTCCTAACTTCAATACATGGACACTATGGTGGCTTAAATGACTGGGGACCGGTCTTTATTCGATCGCTTACTTTGGAGAGCAACAAGAAAACATATGGACCATTTGGTATCGAACAAGGAACCTATTTCTCATTCGCAATGACTG GCAGGATTGTTGGGTTCCATGGAAAGAGTAATTGGTATCTTGATGCGATCGGAGCTTATTTGAAACCGATTGAAAAACAATACCCCTCCAAAGCTTTGGCAAAGTATCTTGCTAATGGGACTGAGAAGGCTGGCTACTCTGTAATACAAACGACTGAAGATGAAAGCATTGACGTATATCCTATTGCAGTAAGACCAAAGGATGAATTCGGCAACCCTCTAAAGAAACAAGTCAGTGATCTAGAAAAGAGTGGAGTTGGAACCATGGGAAAG CTTAATTCATTTCAGATGCctggttttgagaaattagtGCCATTCAAAGTTGATGGCAATGGCGTGGTGACCTATGGGCCGTGGGGCGGTACTGGTGGGACTATGTTTGACGATAGAATGTATACGGGCATTAAACGAATTAATTTGTCCCGCAATATTGTTGGAATTGTATGGATGAGAGTTTTGTATGATCGGGATGGGGATGCCATTTGGGGAAGCAAACGTGGAGGCAACGGAGGGTATAGAAATGAAAAG TTAGTCTTCGATTATCCATCAGAAATCTTGACGCATATAGTTGGCTTCTATGGTCCCATAATGTACATGGGGCCTAATGTTATAAAGTCCCTCACTTTCTATACAAATAAGACAAAGTATGGGCCATATGGAGAAGAACAAGGAGCCAGTTTCACCACCAAACTGAAGGAGGGAAAGATTGTCGGAATCCATGGAAGAGAGGGTTTATTCATAGATGCActgggtgtacatgttatagAAGGGAAAGTAATGCCTTCGAATCCTTCTCCTTCCAATGCAATCAAGTCTGCTAACGAACCCCCCATTGCAGAG ATTGCTGGTGGTGTTATAAAAGAACCAGCTCCATGTGGACCAGGTCCATGGGGCGGGGATGGAGGAAGACCATGGGATGATGGAGTTTTTTCTGGGATCAAGCAGATATATTTGACAAGATCATCAGAAGCCATTTGCTCGATTCAAATTGAGTATGACAGAAATGGACAATCTATTTGGTCCATTAAGCATGGGGGTAACGGAGGAACCTCCACACATAGG CTGCAATTGGAGTACCCGCATGAAGTGCTGACTTGCGTATCAGGGTATTATGGTTGCATCAGTAGAGAGGAGAGGCCTAAAGTGGTAAGGTCACTGACATTGTACACGAGTCGAGGTAGGTACGGTCCGTATGGGGAGGAAGTAGGGACATATTTCACGTCAACCACGACAGAAGGCAAGGTGGTCGGTTTCCATGGGAGGAGTAGCTCCTACTTGGATGCCATTGGAGTCCATATGCAACACTGGCTCGGAAGTCAGAAACCTACAGGAAAGTCTTCTCTTTTCAAGTTGATCGATTCTTTGTTCTGa
- the LOC121260269 gene encoding pentatricopeptide repeat-containing protein At5g18475-like, giving the protein MLRIWRKPATVEARALRRAMNLCVDLGFSKVIFEGGGQEIVEATNAHQESWTTYGLCENGRLKEAVDLFEEMVSKEQVLLDALTYNVLINGFYRVGKVYCVRKMMEFMRKNGCTPHVFNYSTLVNGFCKDKKLLEAKEVFDEKKSFRLKPDTISYSTLINCFCRAGKIDEATEFLKEMKEKECKADTVTFNVILGGLCREDWFEKLPCNGVYLNKASYRIVLN; this is encoded by the exons ATGTTAAGGATATGGAGGAAACCTGCAACTGTAGAGGCAAGAGCACTAAGAAGAGCAATGAATTTATGTGTTGATCTAGGCTTCTCAAAGGTCATATTTGAAGGGGGCGGCCAAGAGATTGTGGAGGCAACTAATGCACATCAAGAGAGTTGGACAACA TATGGCCTATGTGAAAATGGAAGACTCAAAGAAGCAGTTGATCTGTTCGAGGAAATGGTCTCAAAGGAGCAGGTCTTACTTGATGCCCTAACTTACAATGTTTTGATCAATGGGTTCTACCGTGTAGGAAAAGTTTATTGTGTTAGGAAGATGATGGAATTTATGAGGAAAAATGGATGCACTCCTCATGTATTCAATTACTCAACCCTGGTGAATGGATTTTGTAAGGACAAAAAACTGTTAGAGGCCAAAGAAGTTTTTGATGAGAAGAAGAGCTTCCGTTTGAAACCGGATACAATTAGCTACTCGACTTTAATTAATTGCTTCTGTAGGGCTGGAAAAATCGATGAAGCTACGGAGTTTCTCaaagagatgaaagaaaaagaatgcaaaGCTGATACCGTGACCTTCAATGTGATACTTGGAGGGCTGTGCAGAGAAGATTGGTTTGAGAAACTTCCCTGCAATGGTGTTTATCTAAATAAAGCTAGTTACAGGATTGTGTTGAATTGA